In one window of Microbacterium natoriense DNA:
- a CDS encoding MFS transporter, translated as MLAVTAGVAIAAFITVEFFVKEPIVPMSLFRNRTFTLSVIASIAIGVSMFATSVFLAQYFQLARGATPTESGLMTIPMIIGQMGASIIIGQLVSRFGKWKGWMLTGSVLTTVGVSLMATLRYDTPFPLVATFMFILGAGLGMVMQNLTLIVQNDTAPQQLGAASSNVNFFRTIAGTIGVTVMGATLSTSVANYITDALAGFTPTTPEEIGALKHLASGDVPKVGELPHTIRAIVEGAYGHGIADAFIIAIPLALIAIIAIAFIKNKPLSTKNAAEQLLEQAEESAIEVAEAEMGASTGTIGVIGAGSSRR; from the coding sequence ATGCTCGCCGTCACCGCGGGCGTCGCGATCGCCGCCTTCATCACCGTCGAGTTCTTCGTCAAGGAACCGATCGTGCCGATGTCGCTGTTCCGCAACCGCACCTTCACCCTGTCGGTCATCGCCTCGATCGCCATCGGCGTCTCGATGTTCGCGACCTCGGTGTTCCTCGCGCAGTACTTCCAGCTGGCCCGTGGCGCCACGCCCACCGAGTCCGGCCTCATGACCATCCCGATGATCATCGGGCAGATGGGTGCGTCGATCATCATCGGCCAGCTCGTCAGCCGCTTCGGCAAGTGGAAGGGATGGATGCTCACAGGCTCCGTGCTGACCACCGTCGGCGTCTCCCTGATGGCGACGCTGCGCTACGACACCCCGTTCCCGCTCGTCGCCACGTTCATGTTCATCCTCGGAGCCGGCCTCGGCATGGTGATGCAGAACCTCACGCTCATCGTGCAGAACGACACCGCTCCGCAGCAGCTGGGTGCCGCCTCGTCGAACGTCAACTTCTTCCGCACGATCGCCGGCACCATCGGCGTGACCGTCATGGGGGCGACCCTCTCGACGAGCGTGGCGAACTACATCACCGACGCGCTCGCCGGCTTCACGCCGACGACACCCGAAGAGATCGGCGCTCTGAAGCATCTCGCCTCGGGCGACGTGCCGAAGGTCGGCGAGCTGCCGCACACGATCCGCGCGATCGTCGAGGGGGCGTACGGCCACGGCATCGCCGACGCGTTCATCATCGCGATCCCGCTCGCGCTGATCGCGATCATCGCGATCGCGTTCATCAAGAACAAGCCGTTGTCGACCAAGAACGCCGCCGAGCAGCTGCTGGAGCAGGCGGAGGAGTCGGCGATCGAGGTCGCGGAGGCCGAGATGGGAGCCTCGACCGGCACCATCGGCGTCATCGGCGCCGGGTCCTCGCGGCGCTGA
- a CDS encoding DMT family transporter codes for MEKRPLPAPVALGGAVAIGVMTAVQARVNGVLGVEVGNGIVAGFISFAVGLLILIVVIPCIPSARQGAARLWRGVRGRTIPFWMLLGGTCGALTVSTQGITAGVLGVSLFTVGVVAGQALHGLVLDRLGVGPAGVVAVTVGRVLGGVFALAAVAISLSGDVLASAPLWMLLLPFAAGVGIAWQAAANGRLAQRVQSPMAATLMSFVGGVIALAVAAGVSVVLRGPAQPPPPEPWLYLGGLLGFAYILLGAFIVAHTGVLLMGLGSVLGQLTASVIIDLLWPAEAGPQLWQLITMIVVAVLSVVVAVPRRRGHRKNG; via the coding sequence ATCGAGAAGCGCCCGCTGCCCGCCCCCGTCGCGCTCGGCGGCGCGGTGGCGATCGGGGTCATGACGGCCGTGCAGGCGCGCGTGAACGGCGTCCTCGGCGTCGAGGTCGGCAACGGGATCGTGGCGGGCTTCATATCCTTCGCGGTGGGACTTCTGATCCTGATCGTGGTCATCCCGTGCATCCCCTCGGCGAGGCAGGGTGCTGCGCGGCTGTGGCGAGGAGTGCGCGGACGGACGATCCCGTTCTGGATGCTCCTGGGCGGAACGTGCGGCGCGCTCACCGTCTCCACGCAGGGGATCACTGCCGGAGTGCTCGGGGTGTCGCTGTTCACGGTGGGAGTCGTGGCGGGTCAGGCTCTGCACGGCCTGGTGCTCGATCGGCTGGGCGTCGGCCCTGCGGGTGTCGTCGCCGTGACGGTCGGACGCGTGCTCGGGGGAGTCTTCGCCCTCGCGGCGGTCGCGATCTCGCTCTCCGGTGACGTGCTCGCCTCTGCGCCGCTGTGGATGCTGCTGCTGCCGTTCGCTGCCGGGGTTGGCATCGCCTGGCAGGCGGCGGCCAACGGGCGGCTCGCCCAGAGGGTGCAGTCGCCGATGGCGGCCACGCTGATGAGCTTCGTCGGCGGAGTGATCGCCCTCGCGGTCGCCGCAGGGGTGAGCGTCGTGCTCCGAGGGCCGGCGCAGCCGCCGCCTCCCGAGCCTTGGCTGTATCTGGGAGGTCTCCTCGGCTTCGCATACATCCTCCTCGGCGCCTTCATCGTGGCGCACACCGGGGTGCTGCTGATGGGGCTGGGATCGGTGCTCGGGCAGCTCACGGCATCCGTCATCATCGATCTGCTCTGGCCTGCCGAAGCGGGCCCGCAGCTGTGGCAGCTGATCACGATGATCGTCGTCGCCGTGCTCTCGGTCGTCGTGGCGGTTCCGCGACGGCGTGGGCACCGCAAGAATGGTTGA
- a CDS encoding DUF7507 domain-containing protein, giving the protein MSDLNPRTTNRARTPLLLSGAMAMLIVPALVPMAAQAAPAADAELTTITRAGAFTQVVPDGVCSVDVRVAGAPGGSAVSAGDTEPDPEGDPGDLRGPNGSGALFSARLAVQAGQTLTGAVGGAGANGGAAGLPGGGVGGAGTHRGAGGGGYSEVSLGGELLLLAGGGGGTGGGHTADFGSGGDGGFALGGGVALDGGFVYAGGNGQNGQDEGVLEDVQTAPGGGQGGSTVGGAAGTNPRSQTDAELPGFDWNGFAGSSLLGGNGGPDNFADAGGAGGGGYFGGGGGAATDGEVGNATTGYFVGGGGGGGASYSADDALISALGLDKNRDAESGAALAAFVEFDWVMCDYDLAVSKSVVGAPVFEDGAIVRYSVTVTNNGPDDMAVGDTVSLSDELAVGGTLVSVDGLGASEPAVGEEITGDIEAYDLVDLGEEQGERPVGLAAGASATFVYDVVVAGSEPVTNTVTISDRATDDTDDEASATVDPAAPSLALVKTADLAKATQVGQKVTYSFVVTNTGNIDLREIAIDEGSFSGKGDLADPTCPAEPVSPGASVTCTTVYTVLAEDLTGDAITNTASASAVTPGGAAVESADAAAQVPTVKPVVATGLASTGGELNSIWVLSGAAALLTGAAVLIIARRRMS; this is encoded by the coding sequence ATGTCAGACCTGAATCCGAGAACCACCAATCGAGCCCGGACACCGCTCCTGCTCAGCGGCGCGATGGCGATGCTGATCGTCCCGGCCCTGGTTCCGATGGCCGCCCAGGCGGCGCCTGCAGCGGATGCCGAACTCACCACGATCACGCGCGCGGGGGCATTCACGCAGGTCGTGCCCGACGGCGTGTGCTCCGTCGACGTGCGCGTCGCGGGAGCGCCGGGCGGCAGCGCGGTCTCCGCTGGCGACACGGAGCCGGATCCCGAGGGCGACCCTGGCGATCTTCGTGGCCCGAACGGCTCCGGAGCGCTCTTCAGCGCGAGGCTCGCCGTGCAGGCGGGGCAGACGCTCACCGGCGCGGTGGGCGGCGCCGGTGCCAACGGAGGCGCAGCGGGCCTGCCTGGCGGCGGCGTCGGCGGCGCCGGCACCCACCGCGGTGCAGGCGGTGGCGGATACAGCGAGGTCAGCCTCGGTGGTGAGCTGCTGCTCCTCGCCGGCGGTGGCGGCGGCACCGGTGGCGGTCACACCGCGGACTTCGGCAGCGGTGGCGACGGTGGATTCGCCCTCGGCGGCGGGGTCGCGCTCGACGGCGGATTCGTCTATGCCGGAGGCAACGGCCAGAACGGGCAGGACGAAGGCGTGCTCGAGGATGTCCAGACGGCGCCCGGCGGAGGCCAGGGCGGCTCGACCGTCGGGGGCGCGGCGGGAACGAACCCGCGCAGCCAGACCGACGCCGAACTGCCCGGGTTCGACTGGAACGGATTCGCCGGATCCTCCCTGCTGGGCGGCAACGGCGGTCCAGACAACTTCGCGGACGCCGGCGGAGCCGGCGGCGGCGGGTACTTCGGCGGTGGTGGCGGCGCTGCGACCGACGGCGAGGTCGGCAACGCCACGACCGGCTACTTCGTCGGCGGTGGTGGCGGCGGTGGCGCCAGCTACTCTGCCGACGACGCACTGATCAGCGCCCTCGGTCTGGACAAGAACCGTGATGCCGAGAGCGGTGCTGCGCTCGCCGCATTCGTCGAATTCGACTGGGTGATGTGCGACTACGACCTTGCAGTCTCGAAGAGCGTCGTGGGCGCACCCGTCTTCGAAGACGGCGCGATCGTGCGTTACTCGGTGACCGTCACCAACAACGGCCCCGACGACATGGCCGTGGGCGACACCGTCTCTCTGTCGGACGAGCTCGCCGTGGGCGGAACCCTGGTCTCGGTCGACGGGCTGGGCGCGAGCGAGCCCGCTGTCGGCGAGGAGATCACGGGCGACATCGAGGCCTACGATCTCGTCGACCTCGGCGAGGAGCAGGGCGAGCGCCCTGTGGGTCTTGCCGCGGGGGCGAGCGCGACCTTCGTGTACGACGTCGTCGTGGCCGGGAGCGAACCCGTGACCAACACCGTGACGATCTCCGACCGAGCGACGGACGACACCGATGATGAGGCCAGCGCGACGGTCGATCCCGCCGCCCCGTCTCTCGCATTGGTGAAGACGGCCGACCTCGCCAAGGCGACGCAGGTCGGTCAGAAGGTCACCTACTCTTTCGTCGTGACCAACACGGGAAACATCGATCTCCGTGAGATCGCGATCGATGAGGGATCCTTCAGCGGCAAGGGCGACCTGGCCGACCCGACCTGCCCGGCCGAACCTGTGAGTCCGGGCGCGAGCGTCACCTGCACCACGGTCTACACCGTGCTCGCGGAAGACCTCACCGGCGACGCGATCACCAACACGGCGTCCGCCTCGGCGGTGACCCCTGGTGGGGCAGCAGTCGAGAGTGCTGACGCCGCAGCCCAGGTGCCGACGGTCAAGCCCGTCGTGGCCACCGGCCTGGCGAGCACGGGTGGCGAGCTGAACAGCATCTGGGTGCTGTCCGGCGCGGCTGCTCTGCTCACGGGTGCGGCAGTGCTCATCATCGCCCGCCGTCGGATGAGCTGA
- a CDS encoding SOS response-associated peptidase family protein: MCASYGLDPRFTDDELLAEADEALLEGLREWAAANAGETLRPTGKNLRNLSPIVVDDGGEATLEPAWWGFLVNGEPAKFPSINTRSERLQERPGAMKSRALVPATGWYELKKPERAWHEFGLDTSALFGMAAVTQRGRTADGQWFTCYSIVMRPAPAHLAEVHDRMPVLIPTAFARDWLSAQGDRELIDEALLAAASLDDRVVTVPRADDKGAERLF; encoded by the coding sequence ATGTGCGCGAGCTACGGGCTGGATCCCCGGTTCACCGACGACGAGCTCCTGGCCGAGGCCGATGAGGCCCTGCTGGAAGGTCTGCGAGAGTGGGCCGCGGCCAACGCCGGCGAGACACTGCGGCCCACAGGCAAGAACCTGCGCAACCTCAGCCCCATCGTCGTCGATGACGGCGGCGAGGCGACGCTCGAGCCGGCGTGGTGGGGCTTTCTCGTGAACGGGGAGCCCGCGAAGTTCCCGTCGATCAACACCCGTTCGGAGCGACTGCAGGAGCGGCCGGGCGCGATGAAATCGCGGGCGCTGGTCCCGGCGACCGGGTGGTACGAGCTGAAGAAACCCGAACGAGCGTGGCACGAGTTCGGGCTCGACACCTCAGCCCTGTTCGGCATGGCCGCTGTGACCCAGCGCGGCCGGACGGCCGACGGCCAGTGGTTCACCTGCTACTCGATCGTCATGCGTCCGGCACCGGCCCATCTGGCAGAGGTCCACGATCGGATGCCGGTGCTCATCCCCACCGCCTTCGCCCGCGACTGGCTGAGCGCGCAGGGCGACCGCGAGCTCATCGACGAGGCGCTGCTGGCCGCGGCCTCCCTCGACGACCGAGTGGTCACGGTCCCCCGCGCGGATGACAAGGGCGCCGAGCGGCTGTTCTGA
- a CDS encoding MmcQ/YjbR family DNA-binding protein produces the protein MDAADLISLAAERADELPGATRENPFGPEWDVYKVRGRVFLLIPLDGTGRVTLKSHPDDAIALREAFADIAPGYHMNKKHWITLTPGPTLETGLVAELVTESYLLVVEKLPRAVRPVDPELFGRPPS, from the coding sequence ATGGATGCCGCAGATCTGATCTCTCTCGCCGCGGAGCGCGCCGACGAGCTCCCGGGGGCGACGCGCGAGAATCCCTTCGGCCCGGAGTGGGACGTCTACAAGGTGCGCGGGCGCGTGTTCCTGCTCATCCCGCTCGACGGCACGGGTCGCGTGACTCTCAAGTCCCACCCCGATGATGCGATCGCTCTACGGGAGGCCTTCGCCGACATCGCGCCGGGGTACCACATGAACAAGAAGCACTGGATCACGCTGACGCCCGGCCCGACGCTCGAGACGGGACTGGTGGCCGAGCTCGTGACCGAGTCGTATCTTCTCGTCGTCGAGAAGCTGCCTCGGGCCGTGCGCCCGGTCGATCCGGAGCTCTTCGGGCGCCCTCCATCCTGA
- a CDS encoding helix-turn-helix transcriptional regulator, producing MQRSRTVQLLRDELGLDVVHVGGSLRPFVAWLQRTDRTRWPHLLILDLPADAEALRQVEVISALRDAGMRVLILSSLRSRHTARHVISIGIDGIVSTTDSEEMFVSAAESALAGRLTITARAQTAIHGPADAPQLSRQEERALALYASGLSIADVADRIGVKQDTARKYLQRVRTKFTVAGRPARSKLDLARIAWADGYIISETEWSNRAAAGDR from the coding sequence ATGCAGCGCTCGCGAACGGTGCAGCTGCTGCGGGACGAGCTCGGCCTCGATGTGGTGCACGTCGGCGGATCGCTGCGGCCGTTCGTGGCGTGGTTGCAGCGTACGGACCGGACGCGCTGGCCGCACCTGCTGATCCTCGATCTGCCTGCCGATGCGGAAGCGCTCCGACAAGTCGAGGTGATCAGCGCACTGCGCGACGCCGGCATGCGGGTTCTCATCCTCTCGTCGTTGCGCTCCCGGCACACCGCCCGGCACGTGATCTCCATCGGCATCGACGGCATCGTGTCGACGACCGACAGCGAGGAGATGTTCGTGTCGGCGGCGGAGAGCGCGCTTGCAGGCAGGCTAACGATCACGGCGCGCGCACAGACCGCCATCCATGGGCCTGCCGATGCTCCGCAGCTCAGCAGACAGGAGGAACGCGCACTCGCTCTGTACGCCAGCGGACTGTCGATAGCCGACGTCGCCGATCGCATCGGAGTCAAGCAGGACACGGCGCGAAAGTACCTGCAGCGCGTCCGGACGAAGTTCACCGTCGCCGGCCGTCCCGCTCGCAGCAAGCTCGACCTCGCCAGGATCGCGTGGGCCGACGGCTACATCATCTCCGAGACGGAATGGTCGAATCGTGCCGCGGCAGGAGACCGCTGA